The following nucleotide sequence is from Siniperca chuatsi isolate FFG_IHB_CAS linkage group LG2, ASM2008510v1, whole genome shotgun sequence.
aattgcagattatttttcggCAATTttattaatcgactaatcgttttagCTCTAAAATAGATTCATGAGTGAGGAGAACACAAGGTCAGTTTAAaaggtttaattaaaaaaaacgaAACACTAAGGAAACATAAAGCTTTATCACTGCAAAAGCCTTTTggcataaaacacatttttggatgGCAtcatcattactattattataggACTATACATCTTTTCAGTTCAGATATATTGTATTTGGAATGAAACCCAGACATTTGCCCTCCTCActcaataattataatctgCAGCTCACGGAGACCAGGCTGACAGCATTACAGAATAAACAGTGTGGCGGCCGAGCAGCAGGGCAGAGGCAGAGTTTCAAGGTTAATTTGCTGTGCTTGTCCAGGTCGTTTTCTGCCTGCTTTAGCACCGACTCCCCAGGGAGACCAGAGGCAAAGGCTCTGCAAGTGATGAACTgctgctgggtgtgtgtgtgtgtgtgtgtgcatgtgtttcaaatcatttactaaagtaaaagtagcaataccacttTATTACAATCGTATCATTGAATTTGGCACAGGCATGTTTAAATTCAAATCCATAGTGGCGTCCTCTCTTCAGCGCAACATTCTTcaaatatttagtttcttttcAAGTTATAGTTGAAAGTTAACGTTGAAAGAACCAAAACTTCCTGCACACTGTCGATCTCTCGTTCTCAGTTTATTTAAAGCGTTTTGGTCTTCACGCCTCCATCAGGTAAAATTGGTCTGAGGACTGAAATATCGTTAATAAAGTGAGCACAAGTGATCAACAATGTGCAGGATTCGTGGACCGTTTCACAGTCAGAGTTTGTGCTCTGACGTACGCGTCTGTAAGACATTCTCAAGTGCGAGAACTTTGTAGTGAAAGTTATAGAAGTTGAAATCAAGTTTTCAAATGAGATTAAAAAGCATTTCGTTAACTCAGACAGTTAATTTTGTGTGATTATTTTTGTCAGGCAActtcaacagaaacacaaagacacaagatAAACAGGACTAATCATGCTTGGTTTGTACTCACATGAGATTTCCCTTCCATTCATGgcttcatttattattttctaatgGGGGTGTGTGAAACTCCTTAAGACTAAGTGTGATTAAAGGATGTACAAATAAGCTGACTGTTGATGTTTCCCACGTGTCTCTTCTGTATTTTCCACGGCTGGTTAGCGAGCAGAAAGCCAAAGTCTTGCTTTCAAAAGTATCAAAAAGCATCAAGTTGAGGCTAAAAGTTGTCAGTAGTCATTAAGCAGAATGGCCCATGCAGTGGCATATTAATATATCACTGGATCAATGTTATTGATGGAATAATATGTAAGCTGCACTTTAATGtcgtagctggtcgaggtgcaGCTTTTTTTAACGAGGTAATTttctgctgggtagtttaatctattatAAGGCACCATATtgtataaactgatcatatgttttgcatgaaaaacattttttaatcttcaatgtaactagtaactatagctgttagataaatgtagtggaataaaaagtgcagtatttccctctgaatgtagtggagtagaagtataaagtagcagaaaatgtaaagataCTCATGTATAGAAGAAGTAGCTCAGAGTACAGAGTAAAAGAAGCTCACGGCTAAGTGAAGAAAATGAAAGCCTTATATTTTCCCGTTTGACTGAagtgtttcttctctctgtctcagacCTGAGGAACGGTTCGGCTGTCTTCTGGGAGGGCGGAGTCAGCGGTGGGTACCAGGCCTTGTTATTGGACGAGGATCAAGGATGGCTATTGGTCGGAGGTAAAGACCACATCTACCTGCTGAGGCCTGACAGCTTGGATCTGCCCACGCGCACGGTGAGACATTCAAACACGCTGCTTCTCACTGTCTGCATCTCAATTCAACCTtccaagaaataaaacattaaaacctgTCTGACCGCCTGGATTTTTGATAAAGACATTTAATTCAAAGTGTTGTAGCGGAGTTGTGGACATCTGTTtccatgtgttttattttctcaatcagatCTACTGGCCTGCTGCCAGAGAACATGTGGAGCACTGCAGGCTGGCAGGGAAAAGTCTGGAGGTAAGAGTTCTGAAAGAATAAAGCACGCAAAATATGACACGATAAACATCTTTCTCTATATATCTTCACACTTCGCTTTTTATAGATTTTATGAACTGGTTCATTTTTAGTCCTGCCCACATTTGTATGTTAGCCTTTGGTTTCCATCTTCCTCGGAggaaaacatcaacattttgggaaatacacttattcactttctttctgagagttagacGAGATGATTGACACCTCTCACATGTCTGTGccctaaatatgaagctacagccagcaaccagctaacttagcttagcacaaagactggaaacagggggaaacagctagcctggctccgtccaaaggtaacaaaatacacctaccagcacctctgaagttCCCTAAATAGCACTTTATAATTTGTtcgtttaatctgtacaaaaaccaagtGTATAAACAACAATTCAGCGTTTTACGGGGTGGTTAGGTGCCACGAcctgtaacttcctggagtctgtACTGGTTACCTGGCAACttgtcctggccaagaaatactTCAGCACACAAGCCTCTGTAAAACTACAAATGGTTTTAATACTTTCTGTGCTTTAGAGGTAccggtaggtggattttgttaccgttggacagagccaggctagctgattccccctttgtgctaagctaagttagcaggctgctggtggtagcttcatatttactctAAAAACacgagagtggtgtcaatcttctcttCTATCAGCacgaaagtgaataagcatatttcccaaactattccttcaaggTAACACGCCTCACAGATTCAGATCTCTTGTCTGTGAGACCTGCCTTTTGTCTCTgcgttgttatttctgtaacatGATTAagtaatgtgaaaaaaatcacaaacattaaaacaaaatgttaatatattttattgtgttttgttttatttgcagacAGACTGTGCCAACTTCGTGCGGCTGCTGCAGCCTTTCAATAAAACCCATGTTTATGCTTGCGGTACTGGCGCCTTCGACCCACAGTGTACATACCTGCACTTAGGACACAACACAGAGGTAAAAGGGAATTCATATGTTTATTTATCCATTCAATAATGCCACTTTCACTGTCTTAGTCTACAGATGCTAAATCACAGTAGAATGCAAAAGCTTACGTGTAGccatattgttgttgtttgttggtgCATTTTTCCTTATTCCTGCGGATTATTGTCCAAACAATGTGATGTCAAATTCACATATTTCCAATGCAGATACAACGAGGTTTGCTCAAGTTTACTCAGACATCTAAAACAGCAGCTATAAACATCATGTTTGGTGTCGTTCTCTGTAGAGCTTACATTTTGCACTGACAATCAACGATCACGCAAGAAGAAATCCATCAGAAGGAGTGGAAGCAGAGAGTCGGTTTCCTCTTTGCCCTTCTGTTTATCGGCcgttctgtgtttgtgtgtggtccctctttctgtctctgtctctcttttagGAGCCATCGTTCATGTTGTCTCATACAGTGGAGTCGGGCAGAGGGAAATGTCCCTTCAGTCCGAGGGAGCCCTTCACTGCTAGACTGACTGGTAGGTCTCATCCACTACACACATAATGTACTGTGTGTCCacccactcactcacacacactcacacacactcacgcacacacaaagacacacacacacacaagtggatgtattaaatcattttctgtcattctcTAACAGCCGTATTCATATTCTGGTGACGCTAATGTTCTGCAGCGTACAGTCCCACCACTGTCTCATTCCTCGCTGCAGATCGTCCGTTcagctgtggtgtgtgtgtgtgtgtgtgtgtggtctgctTCAGTTATTTCACATGCTGACGTCAGCTGTTGCCCAATGCGACATTACGGACATAAAACACATCAACTACATTTGGATTCTTTAGACAAAGAGGCCCCATAAAATCAACTTCAAGTTGTCAgactgagtttttttttcttctgattgTTGAGCCTATGTTGGCAGCTAGAGAAAGAGGACTTGGACCTTCAACAGTAAACACATGGGTTGTAATTGGAGATTTGTTGCCTCGGGACGATATAAAGTGTTTTTACCACAAAATGAGATTTTTGCTGTTTGATTAATGTGGCATCAACCCATGCTATAGAGGACTGCAAGACTTACTAGCTGTCTGGGGAGTTGCAAATTGCGTGCAAGTTAGAAGTGGTTTTGGGAGTCCTGTCACTTTGATATTGAAAAAACTGAGCAATAAACATCACGTGACAGTAGTTAAATTGACGTGTTGTGTTTTGCAGTGAAAGACTTTCATACAGACTTTGTTGCACAGTCTTACTGAAGGGACAGAACAGAGTAATGCTGTGGTTTGTTAAAACAAGTCATAAGAAATAAAGATAATTATTGTGAGAAGGCATGTTGCAACACTCTCTGCATTGGTCAACCAATGTAACCACTCTCTGTAGGAAAATGAATTTCACAAGGAAAGATGTATTGTTCTGTTTAATGCAGACATTGTTGTTCTACATGCAGTTATTTTGCTCAATAGTGGTGAGAAAAGATTTTCACAAAGCATGTAATTTGTTGCTTTTAATCTgtgcctttctttcttcctttctttccagATGGTGAACTTTATGCAGGTACCTCAGTAGATTTCATGggggccaatgctgcgttcttCCGTACGTCTATCCAGGGCGGCAGTCAATATTACATCCGGACTGAAGCCTACGATCACAACTGGCTCAATGGTGAGACGCTCCGGTCCAATTAAGAGTTCAGTTTTGACGCCAGaaagtgtttgattttgttCTCAATTCAAGCTGCATCGTAGAAAAGGATTCAGtcgtggtcatctggacactgttttcagaatcaagacgtttcggctcccatccggaagtcattctcaactgtgaaaatggtctgagaactcagaaatttaagctactctgttacataagccccgccctcagggaggagtctacctgagtatctgttgattagctagtttcacctgaaactgatctaatagtttccaagatggcccagtaatcagtaatcaggcctattgttaagtacctgattagcatgtgattggcgtgaccaaggtgataatacactctgatagactttgggcagattaacagtgatgaagtagatgcagccagaaaacaataggcctgattactgatcactgggccatcttggaaactattaggtcagtttcaggtgaaactagctattaacagatactcaggtagattccttagggcggggcttatgtaacacagagtagcttaaatttccagttcccgtcccattttttcacaattgagaatgacttccggatgggagccgaaacgtcttgattctgaaaacagtgtccagatgactacgactgaaaccttttctacgatagaacactcctgaacgaatgagggactacaccgtcttaattcAAGCTGCATGTTATCCCAAAATGACGCATCCGTAAATGAAACTACATCTACCCCTCCATCACGCTGTCCCGTCTCCCTCTCAGAGCCGGAGTTCGTGGGCTCCTTCTCCATCCCCGACACTCACAGTCCAGACGACGACAAGGTCTACTTCTTCTTCAAGGAGAGGGCGGTGGAGGCCGGACAGTGGGACAAGAGGGTGTACAGCCGCGTGGCTCGAGTCTGCAAGGTAgaaacacagaggcagagacTAAATGTGCTTAAAGTTTACAAAAAGACAGAACTCCAGGAcgtcagtcagtcagcagtggtggaatgtaactaaatacattatgagtacagttttgaggtatttgtacttgagtcttttcttttcatctttctacttctactccgccacatctcagagggaaatattgtacagctttagttactagttactttacaaattaagatttttgcttataaaatgtgatcttttgttacaaattaaactacccaacagtttatacaagtacagctgaaatgattagtcgattaatcaattagccaattgacagaaaattaattggcaactattttgataattgttaaTATAGTATAGCCAttgttccagcctctcaaatgtgagttaTACACATTTAATCTGTAACGTGGGAGAAAGATTGTGAATGACGACATCTTTTGTTTTCAAAGTCTCCTTTTGGTGcttcccttccctctctctgcctttcttctCATTGTCCCCCATCCTGTCTTCATCTCTCATACTTcgccctctcttctctccctcaaTCCAGAATGACgtaggagggaggaggagtcTGATCAACCGGTGGACCACCTTCCTCAAAGCCAGGCTGGTCTGTTCTGTCCCCGGTCCGTCTGGAGTCGACACACAGTTTGATGAGCTAGGTAACCCTCATTcccttccctcctcttccttcctttctggCTGCCTCTTCACCACCCTCGTCTTCGCATTTAACTCCTCTGGACTAGACCTTTGATATTATGTCCCTGCTGTCATCCCTCCTTTATTTCTTACTTCCTCTCCCTCAATTTTGAATGGAGGACAACGTTTGATAAGCAAGAACTGtccctcctttccttccatCTTTTCTCCTCCCCTCGCCCAACTGATCAAGCTATAAACTCTCTTTGACTAATTTTTTGTGCTcaatttacagtttatttttattaaattaggCAGGTTAGTTCACAACAGTGTAGAATGAACGCCAAGTATTTCCAGATATTATGCATTTTTGCCAAATCAGTCAATAagttaaactttatttgtatagatTAGTGCAATTCAAAGTGATTTACAGGTGACTGACCAGCTAAGGATAAGACAGAACATCTGACCTGTGTATACATGATACATCAATGTCTTTAGATTCGAAGAAACTGACTTCATTCATAATGTTGAATTTTAAAGCTGTCACTATGTTTTTCTAGAGGACATCTTTGTTCTGGAGACCAAGGACCCTCAAAACCCGACCATCTATGGGGTCTTCAGTACATCCAGGTGAGAATACATTCATATTTACGTAATGCACAGTACAGACTACttttaatgttatgttaaaCTGTAGTTTAGCCCAATAGTTTAACGCCCGGGTTGATAACCAGGGATTAAACCCTACAATGAACCAGTGTTCATTATTGCAGTCATCCATGGAAACTGTGTATTCATTTAGTTAATGCATTACAGTATTACCAAGTGcaactgttttatttcagtaaaatcaCTTCAAAgactttttgtctttgaaaacaaaacagagccaACTTTAAGAACAAGCCAACCAACCAAAATCTGTAAACATTTAAGATttcttttctaatattttagTTATTAATTTCACTGTTTCACGCATAGTTTCTGTGAATCTCCCCACATTATGGTCTAGTGCCTCGTAAGTCATTCTAGTGGagaacacattttatttgaattgatttactttttgttgtcttttgtttgtctgttttttacgTAAACAGTCAAATTTAgtccaaagaaaatatgagaaaaatgtGAACTTTTTGTGACTTTCCTAAAAGGTTTGTGTAAAGTTTGCACAAACAAAGGAAGGAGATGTCTTTAGACAGTCAGTCAGGGTGAGAGGAACAGCGGAgagctcctcctccttcacacaGGCGGGCCGGCACGTGCACGCCCAGCGGGACGGAGGATCAGAGGTCGGGTGTGGGTGGGTGTCGGGGTCGGAGGTGAAGAGGCCCGGCTGGGTGTGTTATTGTAATCCTGATGTAATAAAACACTCCcaccttttttctctcctctcctcccttgctCATTCCCTCATCTCCTCccatccctccttccttccttccctctcacCTATTTTATCCTTCCTTGCTGTACTGTTTTCTATCCTGTcctgtttcttttctcccttcccctcatcttttccttttctctctcactctttcatcCCCttctgtctttatattttgtttttgagcaCCTAGCATCCCTGTACACTATGAACTATTTATTGTGAATAAATTggttcttcttttctcttcattaACTTCTTTCCTGCCACtctatccctccatctcttccctttctcttctctAACTGTTCTGCTTTTTTTCCGCTCTtaccccctctctctgtcttcttcttcactctcATTTgcttttaatctgtctcttcaacccctctctccctcaaaCCCTCTACTTTTCCTACTGTACCTTTCTACTGCAACCAATATCAACAACTTCCGCTTTCTCCTACAGCTCTATATTTCGCggttcagcagtgtgtgtgtactccatGGCGTCTATCCGTGCTGCCTTCAACGGGCCGTTCGCCCATAAAGAAGGTCCTGACTATCGCTGGGTGGAGTACAAGGACCGCATCCCCTATCCGAGACCTGGCActgtaagtacacacacacacacgcacagacaccaAAGTATTCTCACAACCATAAcctacaaaaaacatatttttgatcATATCATACAAAAATTAACAGACTTATTTTTTGTTGCAACACTGCAAgattttatctttgtttaataaCTGCAACATTGCCACCACACCTATGTAAGGTAGTTAGGTTTTGACTTTTGGTGGTTTTGGTGTTGAGTTCAGGGTTAATTATTTTGGTTAAAggttcacacacacagcgagGTGCACACTAGTGTGAGCTTCAATGCACAAAAGAACGAAAAGATACCTTCACCTTGATGAAGGCGTGTTTGGTGAGTAAAGCATGATGTAAAATTTCAGTTCAACCAAATCACACGcacaaaataacatattttctcacttacctctcgTGGTATTTAGTCATGCAGATGGTTTTTtttccaggttttgagatatttatCCCCTTAACCCCCAGTACATGTAATACATCTATTGGGTTTTATTGCTTTTAGCATCACAaataaaattccattcacctccattgcaTTAAGATTGTGGCAGAAATTTAAGaggcagatatctcaaaacctcacAGATAAAACCCAAACTCTCTTTTGTAAgtgacaaaatatgttttttgttaattGCGTGCACTGGCCCTTTAAGGATAAGGTAAGGTGTAGGTCACTTGCTTATTAAAATTCATGGCCCATAATTCTTTGTAAATATAGTGACCACAGGAtggtatttatgtttgtgtgaataACTAAGAATTTCCTGTGAGATCAGACTccaaacacacataacacatcTAATGAAAACAAGCTGATGAAGCTGTGAGAGGGTTAATCTCTGGTGATTTAACACCTCAGCAGTGAACTCCTCTGGGAAACTTCAACTTGTCAGGAAGGCTGAAGGAGGTTTTAGTGTTTGAGCGTGTCAGGTGTTATTTCATTCTCCCTGTTGGGGAATTCACCTCTGTGTGAAGTGGTTTTGTATCACGTGGTTGATTGCAGAAGAGGTCAGCcacgtcagtgtgtgtgtgtgtgtgtgtgtgtgtgtgtgtggaaggggGAGAGGTTTGGGTCAGGCAGAATgattaaaagcaaaatgaaacGCTGTGGTCACAACCTCTGGTCACCGactcactgcacacacacatgtgcatactGCACAGAAAGTAATATTCTCCAATTCAACTCATTTCACTGTGCTgcacatttcttctttctttgttcatCCAGTTTATCAGTCAGTGCATCAATCTTCATGTCATCTCTTCAGCATATCTATCTCTCCTGCTAtgcatttttcctctttccatctttctcttGTTATCCTTTCCCCGAGGCAAACATATGACTTTCTCTACAAATCAACATATGGTTTGACACAATCTGAAAGTAATCATGGCAACGTCCCCATCCTCCCTTACATTACCTTCCTTTCCTCGTCTGTCTGCCATCTGTTCATCCCCTGCTTCTTCACTGTTTCTGCTATAATCTTTGTCTGTTTTGAGTGTGTAAGTGGACATAAAATTAAGCTGCACTTAGATGGAgtgtctgaaatgtaaaaaaggtaaaaaagaaagaaatatagtGACTGAATAATCAGTTTGTGATGTTACCTGTTAAGCTTTAGTAACACAGACAACATAATCATCCATGTGCTCTAAgctaaaatacattattttacactttgttAATTTGTTACCAGGTAATGCTAGGTAATCATAAATACTGTGAGGCTGGGTTGGACTTTGCCTTATAGGGGATtgataaacttttaaaaatctaataaatCTAGCATagtttttaaatactttattatGATGAAGATAACAGACGGCTTTTCACAGCTAAAAATCACTGCATAGGTATGGTTGTGCATCTTATATAACTGCAAAAAAAGTCCTGATTACGTTAGTCAGGAGAGTTTATCATGCTAAATTTTTCAAAACTCATGAATCTCTAGCtcgcataaaaaaaaaaaaacagtccttCTGTTACTCAGGTTAGTTTTCTTGGATGATGCTAATTGTCTATTATCACTCAAAATAGTGCACTGGCTCCGAAACCTTTTTGGCaccctttaaaacaaataaatgtctaCATGCACCCCCGAGTCACAGGTTATGCTTTAGTGTGAACATGTGTTGCAAGCAATTCAACAAGACTTTTGAAGAATTTTCTTTCTCAAATTGTTTCAAATGTAAGATTTTTAGAGAcctgaagagataaaagcatccagtaagaaaaagaaaaaaacatttgaggaaggtcaaaaatgtcattttgtgttttttgatctCTTTAATGaacttgtgacccctcagattcatcttccccaggttgggaaccactgaataGTGTATGCCCAGGTGTTAAAATGATCTATTAGCTAACCCTAAACCTCTAACACTGATTTCTTGCAACGCCTTGATTTGACATTCAGCCTCCCAACACGCTCATTGACGTTTTTCCTCGTAATATTTCTCTGACTTGTCCCCCAGTGTCCCAGCGAGACCTATGACGCTCTCCACAAGTCCACCAAGGACTTCCCAGATGAGGTGGTGAGCTTCATGCGGCAGCACCAGCTGATGTGGGAGCCCGTCCTACCTCTGGGCGGCAGACCCATCCTGACCCAGGTCAACGCGCCCTACATGTTAAAGAGGGTCGTAGTGGACAGGGTGGACGCAGAGGAAGGACCTTACGATGTCTTACACCTGGgcacaggtgaggaggaggaagagagagagtgattgGGAGTTGAGAGAGTAAGAGAAAGTAAGAGGAGAAGGAGATattaaaggaaaagaaaaactagaAAAGTGACGGTGAAAATTGCAGGTATACACActaaaaggtaaaagaaaaatgttaattgttgaaagcagttgaaatgccAGTTGTCGAGTAAGCACTAAAAGCAGTTGAACTGTTATTtgaagaaaaagagatgaaagcaggTTAAGATGTCTTAAAATGTGAATTCTTTGCATGTAAAATATTGTACAGGAGTTGCAGTTTAAGCTGAAACACTTAAAggagttgaagtgtcagttgaagttAAAACACTGCAAGGGTGTGAAGTGCCAGTTGAAATGTATGCACGAGAAGTTGAGGTGTCAGCTGAAGTGTAAtcactgaaagcagctgaagtTTCAATTTAAACCCTTTAGGcagtaaaataatttgtttgtatGTAAGCACTGGAAGTAGTTTAACTGTTATTTTGAAGTAAAATatgttgaaatgtcagttgaaatTGACGCACTggagatagttgaagtgtgtgcaCTGTTCCAGTTGGTACTATATGTGATTAGTGACAATTTAATTAGataaaaaaagagtgagaggagaggataatgttgaaggaaaagaaaaaaatatagtgAGGCAGAAAAGGTGAGAAATAATAATGAGCTTTGCTGCAAGAGTAAGAAACACAGATCAGAAGAGCAAGACAGAgcaataaaaaactgaaaacaagagtggaaaagaaaacaggaaagacATTTGGGATGAAGCAAACTGACAAAGGCTTTTTTATAAAAGCGAAAAGGGATTTAAAAGAAGTTAGACAGAGGCCAGAGCAAGGGTTAATGTTGATAGATGTGGTGGTAGAAGACATGGAGCGTGGAAGGTGGAGAAATAGATGGTGGGAAATGTAGGTAGCGCGCTACACTAtcttcaaaacagaaaaactgagaaaCATAGGGGAAAGAAGAGATATGAATGAGACACACAGCCACTTATGATGCATATTAAACTGAACACAGAACACGCAAACGTCAGAAATCAAATTTCCTTTTCACTCTGGGTAAATAAATGACTCactttgttatattttgatgtttaagGTATCCAGCTGGCattccaaaaatgtttgtttctctaAAATGAACATACAGGTACGAATGTTCACAAAATACTGTAGATCAAGAGTTTAGGACTGAGGTAGAAGAGAATAAGAGATAGATGTTTAAAGAGCATTAAGGTCCAGtgtgtgcctctcatgtattatcaTTACAGTCAAGTCACAGAGCTGAGCATACGAtttctcaaaaaataaaaacccggcgctctttgaaaaacccagaaggttgtTTAACAAAACTTTCCGCTGTTCTAAAGGTGTTTCCAGAAGACTTTTTTTAACCATCTAACCATTTTAACCAACCTGCACCAGCTGTATtttcctaatccaaacaaagatgttTGCCTGAAATTACATACGTCCATGCTCAATTTGTATGTGAACCAAACATAATGCATTTTACGATCACATATAGCATTTGTCTATATTTAGTtactttctgttgttttatattttcaaacaaaataacacGTCGTCATTTGTGGCTTCCTGGATAGGAAATATAGTCACAACTTGAGAAACAGGTCACAATAGAGACAGAGGGGAAggcaggggaaagagagaggggatgacatgcagcaaagggcccgggctggattcgaac
It contains:
- the si:dkey-49n23.1 gene encoding semaphorin-3D → MTAIFAAVLQAAGGVRGARSLQILMVCLLPLLWLQPADSSADPDAKAWSQTGPRLQLSQSDLRNGSAVFWEGGVSGGYQALLLDEDQGWLLVGGKDHIYLLRPDSLDLPTRTIYWPAAREHVEHCRLAGKSLETDCANFVRLLQPFNKTHVYACGTGAFDPQCTYLHLGHNTEEPSFMLSHTVESGRGKCPFSPREPFTARLTDGELYAGTSVDFMGANAAFFRTSIQGGSQYYIRTEAYDHNWLNEPEFVGSFSIPDTHSPDDDKVYFFFKERAVEAGQWDKRVYSRVARVCKNDVGGRRSLINRWTTFLKARLVCSVPGPSGVDTQFDELEDIFVLETKDPQNPTIYGVFSTSSSIFRGSAVCVYSMASIRAAFNGPFAHKEGPDYRWVEYKDRIPYPRPGTCPSETYDALHKSTKDFPDEVVSFMRQHQLMWEPVLPLGGRPILTQVNAPYMLKRVVVDRVDAEEGPYDVLHLGTDDGKVVKAVSVIKDNWDTEEIILEELTVFRSPTPILSMELSTKRQQLYVSSELGVAQLGLQRCELYGADCAECCLARDPYCSWDGQTCSRFFPTSKRRARRQDIKYGDPWSQCPITEDGSDSVEVKLVYGVEGNSTFLECVPRSPRAELRWTVQHTESRQQALSQTQESRELPQSDDSRSLHMKRGLLVQHLELADTGLYTCASHEHSYSQVLARYRVHVIPNDSLHPTRYQQSHSPNHPGPRVLGKTGSAGVGVAGFLQSGASHPPPPLPGHRNPWLPQHPQQLPLRSYKDLHMVGTNSLSVDEYCEQLWYREKRRQQKLRTLKLKQESRKARVRRNNPPEIPL